The Bacillota bacterium genome contains the following window.
CTATACGATAATTTAGAAAGGGGATGCCTATGCGTACACTGAGGAATATGGATGTTCGGGAGAAGCGGGTTTTGGTTCGGGTCGACTTCAACGTTCCCCTGGAGAACGGCCGTATCACCGATGATTTTCGGCTGGTTACCGCTCTGCCGACCATCAGATACCTGTGCGAGCAACGGGCAAAAGTAATCCTGATCAGCCATCTGGGACGGCCGGAGGGAAAGGTGGTTCCACAGTTAAAATTAGACCCAGTGGCCAAACGTTTAGAAGAATTACTGAACCAAAAAGTATACAAAGCCGATGACTGCATTGGACCAGCGGTAGCCGCCCTGATAGCGGATCTTGCACCTGGTGAAGTGGCATTATTGGAAAACTTGCGCTTCTACTCCGAGGAAGAGAAAAACGACCCTACCTTCGCCCGCGAATTGGCCTCTCTGGCTGACTGCTACGTTAATGACGCTTTTAGTGCCGCTCACCGGGCCCATGCCTCGATTGAGGGTGTAGCCAGACTCCTCCCCAGTGCCGCAGGATTTCTCCTGGAACAGGAGGTCAAGGCCTTGAGCGTGGTGGCCAAGCACCCGGCCCACCCCTTTGTCGTGATCCTCGGCGGGGCTAAGATTTCCGATAAAATCGGCGTCATCAACAATCTGATTGACCAGGCGGACCATGTGTTAATAGGTGGCGGGATGGCCTTCACCTTCTTAAAAGCCAAGGGTTTAGAGATCGGTAAATCGCTCGTCGAACCAGACCGGCTGACCTATGCGCAGGAACTATTAGCACGCGCAAAGGAAAAGATCGTCTTACCGGTTGATGTGGTTATAAGCGAGCAGATAAACGGAAAAAGTCCGATTCAAGAGGTCCCGGTGGAGGCGATTCCCGCCGGTTGGATGGGCCTGGATATAGGGCCGGTCACCCGGCAGACTTTCGCTGAATTTCTTGCCACTGCTCAGACGGTCTTCTGGAATGGACCAATGGGCGTGTTCGAAGTACCAGTCTTCGCTAAAGGCACCCAGGCCGTTGCTCAAGCGATGGCCGCTAACCCGGGAACCACCATCATCGGCGGAGGAGATACGGCCGCCGCGGTCAGCGATTACGCTGACCGGTTTACCCACATTTCAACCGGCGGCGGTGCTTCACTGGAATTTCTCGAAGGTAGACAACTACCCGGCATCGCAGTCCTGGAATAAGAGTA
Protein-coding sequences here:
- a CDS encoding phosphoglycerate kinase codes for the protein MPMRTLRNMDVREKRVLVRVDFNVPLENGRITDDFRLVTALPTIRYLCEQRAKVILISHLGRPEGKVVPQLKLDPVAKRLEELLNQKVYKADDCIGPAVAALIADLAPGEVALLENLRFYSEEEKNDPTFARELASLADCYVNDAFSAAHRAHASIEGVARLLPSAAGFLLEQEVKALSVVAKHPAHPFVVILGGAKISDKIGVINNLIDQADHVLIGGGMAFTFLKAKGLEIGKSLVEPDRLTYAQELLARAKEKIVLPVDVVISEQINGKSPIQEVPVEAIPAGWMGLDIGPVTRQTFAEFLATAQTVFWNGPMGVFEVPVFAKGTQAVAQAMAANPGTTIIGGGDTAAAVSDYADRFTHISTGGGASLEFLEGRQLPGIAVLE